One Roseimicrobium gellanilyticum DNA window includes the following coding sequences:
- a CDS encoding heavy-metal-associated domain-containing protein, with amino-acid sequence MTRFILTIVALILGIMPDLKAGDKATAAHVYEGRITGLFCGACAGKVKASLRKLAGVAEVKITSTSETGVQKVRIESSSADITKEAAILALGEDARSFTLLDLEKLQ; translated from the coding sequence ATGACCCGATTCATTCTTACCATCGTTGCATTGATTCTTGGCATCATGCCGGACCTCAAGGCTGGGGACAAAGCCACAGCCGCTCATGTCTATGAGGGCCGCATCACAGGCCTGTTTTGCGGCGCCTGTGCAGGCAAGGTGAAAGCATCACTCCGCAAACTCGCTGGCGTTGCGGAAGTGAAGATCACCAGCACCTCTGAAACAGGGGTGCAGAAGGTCCGCATTGAGTCCTCCTCCGCAGATATCACCAAGGAGGCTGCCATCCTGGCACTGGGTGAAGACGCCAGGAGCTTCACCCTCCTGGATCTGGAGAAGCTTCAGTAG